tataattactatatgaataattacaattattgtatgaatgctaattattatttagtttaatttaaatatacgTTTAGAAATTGAGTAtgaattctattattattattaagaataattatatatatatatataatttaatattaattttattaattattaagtgattataattataaatacacatttagaaattattattgaatataaattatttcttattatttaaaaattttataaaattattaaaataatgattataaatattatttaatttaattttttatgtaaatatacatcATATTTAGTATGAATTATATTGTTGtccttgttgttgttgttattattattattattaattattaataattaattattattattaattacttcAATTTAACCAGGTACCACACCTTTTGACAAATGTTTTTCAGTTTGCTTtagataatttttaaaaataattataaaaataatttcactaataaaaattaatttgtagcccattaaaatttatattcacAATACAAACGGCAATGATTTGATTAATTTCAGTGGCCTCTCCAGACgtataaaacacaaatacaagTGTCACTTCTCTGAGAAGGTTTTTATTTGTAAGATCTTAAATTCTACAAATATAGACTTTTTCCttacaaaatgaaattatttacaAACTCATCATTACAGATTacagaaaaaatccttaaaaagtAGTTCATTTCGCATATAGACTGCAGGATCGATAACAGAGCTCtgacatttcttcttatttttccaCATACATTTATTGTCAATTTATTATCATACACTCAACttcgtcgttccaaacctgtttgactcacTTTCATTTATAGAAAACGAAATATGTGATATTACAcagaatgtccaagctgctcttttccatacagtgaaagtgaatGAGGACGGATACTAAAAATACCATAAAAGCATCATTGCAGTATCATAAATGTCACACTTTGCCtcataaatgatcattttttatgctttttgtgTCTTTTGGATCATTTCATGGTACGATTTTACTGTATGGAAACGGAAACAAAAAGTCAGACGAGGACATGAGGGTTAGTTCCTTTTTCAATTCTTGAGTGAAATATTGTTTCTTATGTGGTTTGATGCAACATATTGCTTGTTTACCAAGGAAGTTGAACAGGAAGTCGCTGTGTTTTGTCTCTCAGCTCGAGTAATGTTGTTTTTCAACGAGCCGAACTcagaagaacaaacaaacaaacgcgAAGACAGGCGGAAAGGCCGGAGACCTCCGTCTCTCCGGAGACCCGCGCGCTCAGCAGTCGGCAGACGCCCTGCTGTTATGAAGACATGAAGGCCACGGCTGCGTATCGATCGCTTTTTTTCTGCTATTTACAGCGGCGACTGCTATTTGACAGAGTGAGGTTTCATCAGACAGTCCGTTTAAGAAAGCAAACCCGCTTAGAAGTCAAAGTCAGTCGTCCGGTTCGGTTACGCACTGCTCCACGATCTCCCGCAGGTTGGGGTTCTCCATGGCGGCTGCCACGCGCTCCTTATCATTGATCTGTTTGTTAACTGTGAGAGGACGACACAGGAAAACCAGTTAAGAGATACAACAACACCAACTCCATCTTACACCGATGCAATCGTGTCTAGACGCCCGATGGATATGGACGTCAATACTGAATTGTGACAAATCGGGCCAGTAATGCAGACGATGTTCAAGAAATAATTGGAGATCCTGATATCATCACAGACTAGTAATCAAACCCAGTCGAATAGTTAAAGTGTTAGTTTTCCCCTTTTGATAATTAAAacgtttaaaatgtatttttaatgtctatatacattttttattcatcatttaccattttatatatatatatatatatatatatatgaaaattacaattaaaaaatacatacacaatttttaaataaaattgtgtaattttagtttatatatttaaacattttaatttatctacatttttattcaatgattgaatgtaatcaaaataagtatatatttaacattttaacttcTAAAATACATTACGAGTCACTAAAATCTATAgttattaatacaaaatatatacatactttataatgtatttatatatttgagtaaatattctttttttaattatatatatatatatatatatatatatatatatatatatatatatatatatatatatatatatatgtatatatgtatatatatatatatatatatatttaataataataatatatatatttatttatatattaaaataactttttaattaataaaatacacatttcataCATCACTTAAATCTAAATTTatcaatacaaaatatatacataatttataatgtatttatatatttgagtaaatattcattttttaaatttacatgtgtgtgtgtgtgtgtgtgtatatatatataaatgaattaataaaaatacacatttcataaATCACTTAAAACTATacttataaatacaaaatataactttgtaatttatatatttgcacaaataattctttttttaataacatgaatatatatatatatatttatttattttattcagtgattgaatggaataaaaatatgtatatatttaactttaatttctgAAATACATATCATGAATCACTTAAATCTATACTTATgaatacaaaatgtatgcataatgtctttaatatatatatatatatatatatatataaaataattaatttattatttattattatatatacataattcataatttacttaattttatatatgtttataatttCATGGTTGAAtaatgaaaagtttaaataacttgaatttatacaatacacattttataaatCACTTAAATCTATACTTGAAAAATGGGAAATATATcagtttatcatttatttatatgtattaatgtatattatggaattaatatattttatacatttaaattataattatataaaattgttaaattataaacaaaatttagttatatatatatatatatatatatatatataatatcataaattactacatttcatgtttataatttaacaattttatataattataatttactaATGAGAGtattaataactttttaaatagaaaaatacacattttataaatCCCATAAATctatacttgtaaatataaaatatatttctttatcatttatatatttgaacaAATAACACTTTTGAATCTATATATGCGTGAGTGTGTTTAATAATTTGATGGTtgaatgtaataaaaattaatttaaaaaacatgcacaaTTCACAATATATAGTTgtgaacacaaaatatattactttataatttattcataaaatacatataaatgacatgtaaatgataaataaatgtgtatatatatttaatttaatgactgccataaataaataatacatttcatagTCATAAATCACATCAAAGTCTATGAAAAGCTTTGTCTATGTaaagttaacatttttgttttatgttttaatgaataattacttatATAGTGAGTATTTAATTTGAGTAATTTAAGTAACTGTGTTCACGAGTTATCTGCTGTAATTAACTTGTTTAATGTATGTAGACTATATTATCAGCATTATGTCACACTGCGTACTACTAGACCTAAATATAGCAAGTAAACTCGTGcaatttgttgcatttttaagATGGTGAAGTTACGCAGAAGCAGAAATTGCACCGAAACTGCGAAGCATCCTTGTGTTGCATTACGCTTGCACTCTGACACATTTAGAAACGCGTCTGCTCATGAAAACAAGCttgcgcgttcacgtactagAGAACATCGGAGCCCGAAGGCTGTTTGAACGTCACTCCGGCGGCATTTAAAAAGGCAGAAACTGTTGTAATGAACACTCACTATCCTCCTCAGTCGAGTGCGTTCCCTCAGTTATGTAAATCTCCAGCTGGAAGGgaataaaacaagaaagaaaatacgatcagaggccagaaaaaaagagaaacagaaacacCAGAAAGAGACACGAAACATCACAGAGAAACAGAAAGCGGTCGGGCCGTTCCAGACAATAGCTGACGCTTGTGCTTTCATTTAACGGCCTTTCATCAGCGTGACGACTCATTAAAAACCTACACGGCGTGAGGAGATTGTTTACACTCCTGTTTCCTCTCTCCTAAAAAACACAGCATCCAGACATCCAGGGAATCAAAGTCTGGCGCCAGTTAAAGCGGAGACGCGCCGAATGAGGATGAGCTTTAATGATGAGGACGTACCTTGTGCTTGAACGGCAGGCAGCGCTGAAGTTTGACTTGTAAGCACAGACCTGGAGGAAGAGGAAAGAACAGGTGGCAAAGTCAGTTTAATTAGCCATTCGTTGTAATTCAGACGGTCGACCTCATCAAAGCCCTTCCTGTTCGGAGCTCTAGAGCGGCTCTCGGGAGATCAAGCGGCTGAGGTAAAACACGAATAATGAGCGTATATTTACAAGTCTGTGTGACCGATAGGGGTTAATTAAACTCTCCACATATCGACTGGAGGAGAAGAAACAAAAAGTCCAGCACCTTAAGCTCACTAAAGCGGTCAGTTTTACGGCATTTTGAGACAAATTCGTCactaaaaacattcaaacaagGTGCAAGAAAATGATACAAACATGCAACATTGTGATTTTTGCTGTGAATTATTGGCTGTTGGAGTGCATGAAACCATCAAAACTGCTTTTTCCTattcaatttgtcttatatAAATGATTTTGAATGTATATTTCTATAAGagatattttacagtaaacatATTGTAACAAACTATTGTAgcaaaatttcagcatttaatacatttcattgtttttaggTAACGTTCCATTAACATTAATAGAATGTTTGTTCTCAAAACATTAGCATAGAAACATTACTTAtacattattagtgttttttttctgaaatgtttcagTTGGATGTtcgtttaacattttttaaatgttactacttgttttagaatgtttagagaacattcaaaagtaacattttcctatgttgcaaaatgattaaatggaatgtttttaaaacatttaaaaaactggacatttcataacataacattatacattaattatatagttatatttttgttagctgggtatatacactaccagtttttgaacaataagatttttaatgttttttaaagacgtctcttctgctaaacaagcctgcatttatttggtccaaagtacagcaaaaacagtaaaaatttgaaatatttttactttttaaaataactgttttctatttgaatatattttaaaatgttattttttcctgtcatttcaaagctgaatttttagcatcattactccagtcacaagagccttcagaaatcattctaatattctcacttgctgctcaaaaaacatttattaatattattatgttgaaaaaaagCTAAGTAGGTTTCTTCGatgaatcttttgtaacattataaatgtctttatcatcactttgtatcaatttaaagcatccttgctaaataaaagcattaatgtCTATAacttcttttccaaaaaaaaaaatataaaaattatactgactccaagcttttgaaagatataatgtataatgttacaaaagtttttatttcagataaatgctgatctttggatctttccattcatcaaagaatcctgaaaataaagtactcaactgttttaaatattgataataataagaaaaattaatgttttttgagcagcaaatcagcatattagaatgatttctgaaggatcatgtgacactgaagactggagtaatgatgctgaaaatgtagctttgatcacagaaataaattacattttttaatatatattcaaatagaaaacagttattttaaatagtaaaaatatttttaaattttactgtttttgctgtacttcggatcaaataaatacaggcttggtgagtggAAGAGACttcttgaaaaacattaaaaatcttactgtttaaaaacttttgactggtaatgtattgTAAAGAAAAATTGTAGCAAAATGCAGAATTTCAccgttttttatatatttcactgctttaatttaatttttacttacgTTCTGTAAGGTAATGTTCCATTAACGTTAATTAAGTCATCCGttctttaatactttttttctttaatatctGTATCTTTAAAACGTTACTACTTGTTTTAGAATGTTTggagaacatttaaaagtaacaccCCCATAATGTTTACAAACTGATCAAATGGAATGTTCAaggaatgtttaaaaaacacttaaaaactgGACATTTCAGAAATATCGTTTTCATAGCTTAATGGGAACGTTAGCAAAAACatacttatatttttgttagctagatatatatatttatatagttgaagtcaaaagtttacatacaccttgttaaaatgttcattatttgaccaaaataagagggatcatacaaaatgcatgttgttttttgtttagtactgacctgaataagatatttcacataaaagacgtttacatagtccacaagagaaaataatatttgaattataaaaatgaccctgttcaaaagttacatacacttgattcttaatactgtgttgttacctgaatgaaccacagatgtgtattttattcaggtcagtactaaataaaaaataacatgcattttgtatgatccctcttattttggcagattctgcaagatgtatgtaaacttttgacttcaactttacattatataaaacatatttttgtatatatttgcaTAGTAAACCTTTTGTATGATTACATCATCATTTGATCtgaatctgaaatctgaatgcCTAAAAAGAAACCAGGTAAAAATCTCTGATTTTTACAAGTATAGTGTTGTAATTTGTTAACTACCACTAAAACCATTATACCAGTTAgttgaaatacaataaaataaatattagatgataagcctaaactgaaatgaaaattagacaTTTTCTCTGGCatctaactgaaataaacacatgataaaatacttaaaagttaaactaaaaataaatactataattttatatataaacaatattaatgtATGTACAGTGGACACACAGTTCTCATTATTATctttatttctaattatttctAATGCCTGTCTAATGCGTGTCTAATGGTTCGAAATCACTGTAGCTCATGATTTCTAAACTGTgctgcacacacacatcagaCTGCTTCTCATGAAGTCTCTTACAGGGAAAACCACATTTCAGAAGCACAGCATCCCATGATGCCGATCAATAACGTttctgattagtagtgtagATCGATCACTGAATCACTACAGGAAGAAACCCCTGTGTATGATGAATACAAAAAACCTACCAAGAACATGCCCTCcctcaaaatcaaaagaaaaaaaaaaaaaaatttatttgaattgtgacatttatatttacattatgaTGACTGCAAATGTTTTGCTAGGCTATCTCATTAATGTACTGCTGAAAATAATTTTgcctgtattattattaatattatcattcATTTAGACATGTTATTATGCAtttcatataatattatttatatatttgtatgacATTATGTactatgtattatatattattctgTATTACATTAAggcaatattttattaattatttacatttttaaatgatatattataacattaactgaactatttaaatgtgcatattattattattattattattattattattattttttatatattatactctattattatacattattatatgtgacattatttttatgctatatgctattatgtattatataatattgtatatgATGTTAATACtatattttactcattttactttttataatgtatattatatattaataatcagTATTATATTAAacctatatattatttttaatatttatctcTGTATACATGTTAATAtttgttcttttaatttatgcaattacaaaaacacttaaatattGTGAATGTACTGTGTTAATGTACTGCTGaaaaaattactgtattaaCAAATGATGActataataattatgtaatatttatgtacatatatacatttaataaaaataaatgttgtttaaatgtgCATATACATGTctgttagtattattattattattattattattaaatcaaaatattttaaattatttatgtttttattatttatacataagagtatttgttctttaatttatgcaagaaaaaagcacttcattattataaaaattgttcattattatgaaaataatgttcTACAAGGCTTCATTTTCTTAAAGCAacatatgttttataaatataatttgtattttgattctGTAGTGAAATACGCCGGTTTGTGACATTCACCTTCTTACGCTTGCTGTGGactgaaattattaataagtataattatttatttatatggttCGCCGTTAACAttcagacagtcaagctgcacaTGACACCGAACAGACGTCAGTAATCTGATTATTACAGCCACATAATCAACTACTTCTGTAGGATCAAGCATTATTAGAGCTATAAAacgtgtttgtttttctgtgttgACTAATTCACTGAATGCAGTCTGGCTTGTGTTTGCTGTGTGCTGTACAGTGTGACTGGACACAGTCTTTGTGTCCTTCATTGTCAGTTGTGCTATCTGTGAAGTGCAGTGACGTTCGTCTGAGGGCATGTGACTCTTTCATCTTATcatttctcacacacacacacctatcaGAGTGGCCAGAGAGCAGTGCGGGACGGTTGGAGAGAACCTGATGATGATCAGATACTCATCGTCCCCGAGCTCCTGGACCTCCACACACTTCTCCGTCACCACGTCCAGCTCCTCCAGAGTGTTGGGCTTCTCCGGGTCACGGATCGTCCGAATCACGTCTGCGGAAACGATATCAACACAATGATAAATGAGAACAGTTTACCATAGTTTCCATCAAAATATACCACATTCCATATAACAATACAGTGTTTGTAACTAATTGTACCATGGTAATACATTAAATAGGTAAATATTATGGTAATGATTCCATACCATGGTAAATAtgaaaataccatggtattaccaacTGACACCATCAATGTACAATGGTATtactacttcttttttttttttttttttattgtggacATGTATTATGGCAATATTACGGTATTACCTGCAGTGCCAGGGAAATATTACGGTGTATGATCATGGTAATGATTCAGTACTATGGTATATATATTAAGGTACCATGGTATTTCCATATGACACCATCAGTGTAACACGGTAATACCTTCTTTTTTATTGCCGATATATaacacagtaatatcatggtattTTTGAAGTAGTAGGGAAAAACATCTACAACTAGGATAATATTGTAGTACCATAGTATATGTATAGAATATCATGGTATTTCCACCTGACACCATCACTGTACTATGGTGTTaccgttttgtttttttaagtggaCATGTATTATGGTAATATTAGGATATAATTTGAAGTGCCAGGGAGATATTATTGTATATGATTATGGTAATGATTTAGTACTATGGTATATATTAAAGTACCAAGTCAATGACACCATCAATAATACCTTGTGTTTAATTGGGGATATATAACATGGTAAAAACATCTAACATACCTAGGGTAATGTTTTAGTACCATagtatgtataaatattactttGGTAATACCTTGTTTTTTATTGTGGATGTACTATGGTAATATTAGCAtattctttgaagtatcagaATACCATAGTATTTCCATCTGACACAACAATCTACCATGGTACAGCCTTGTTTCTTTATTGTGGACCTGTACCATGATAATATGGTATTCTTTGAAGTAAGAGGTAAAAAAAATGGTATATGATTTTGGGAACCTTTTAGTACCATGGTGAATATCTAAAATACTGTGGTATTACCACTTGACACCATCCATGTACCTTAgtaatactttgtttttttattggggACATATAACATGGTAAAATCATGGTATTTTTGAAGTAGCAGGTAAAAATATCTTACATAATAAGGATAATGTTTTAATAGCAtagtatgtatttaaaatatcaaggtATTTCCACCTGACACCATCACTGTACCATGATAATaccttgtttgtttattttgggcATGTACCATAGTAATATcatggtatttttaaaaataaatgttagggCAATGATTCAATACCATGGTACAGCCTTGTTTCTTTATTGTGGACCTGTACCATGGTAATATGGTATTCTTTGaagtaaaaggtaaaaatatggTATATGATTATGGGAATCTTTTAGTACCATggtgaatatataaaatactgtgGTATTACCACTTGACACCAACAGTGTGCCTTGGTAATACCTTGTTTCTTTATTGAGGATATAGAGCATGGTAATATCATGGTATTTTTGAAGTAGCAGGTAAAAATGTCTTACATAACTAGGGTAATGTTTTAGTACCTTAGTGTGGTACAAATATGGTATATGATTATGGGAATCTTTTAGTACCATGGTGAATATCTaaaatactgtgttattaccaCTTGACACCACCCTTGTaccatttgaaataaatgttatacgAGTATGGCAATGATTCAATACcacagtatatataaaaacaccatGGTATTACTTTGGTAAtactttgctttgttttgttttttattgtggaCGTTTGAAGTATCATGGTACCATATTTCCATCTAACACCATTaatttaccatagtaaaaccTTGGTTATTTCTTCGGTCTGCAACATGGTAATATGATGGTATTCTTTAaagtaaaaggtaaaaatatggtaaatgatTATGGTGATCATTTAGTACCATGGTGACTATATAAAATACTGTGGTATTACCACTTGACACCATCAATGTAACTTGATAATACCTTGTTTTTTATTAGGGATGTATAACATGGTAATATCATGGTATTTTTGAAGTAGCAGGTAAAAACATCTTACATAACAAGGACAATGTTTTAGTACCAtagtatgtatttaaaatatcatgGAATGTCCACCTGACATCATCactgtaccatggtaatacctcatttgtttattttggacatgtaccatggtaataTCATggtattatttgaaataaatatgttttatgcgTAGAGCAATGATTCAATACCATTGTATAAAAATACCAtggaaatatctttttttttattttttgttgtggaTGTACTATGGTAAAATTAGGCGATTATTTGAAGTATTATAATACCATAGTATTTCCATCTGACACCATTAGTTTACCATGGTCAAACTTAGTTTCTTTATTGTAGATTTGTACCATTGTAATATGATGGCATTCTTTGAAGTACAAAAGGTAAAATATGGTACATCATTATGGTAATTATTTAGCATCATggtgaatataatatatatatatatatatatatactacataTTAGATGTACACAAAACTCAAAAAAGTGtcaataccatggtactatatatatatatatatatatatatatatataccatggTATTGCCACTTGACAATGTACTTTGGTAATACCTTGTTTTTGTGTACATGTACCATGTAATAGCAGAGTATTATTAAGTACCAGAGAAATATTATGGTATATGATTACGGTAATGATCCAGTACTA
The sequence above is drawn from the Labeo rohita strain BAU-BD-2019 chromosome 25, IGBB_LRoh.1.0, whole genome shotgun sequence genome and encodes:
- the ciao2a gene encoding cytosolic iron-sulfur assembly component 2A, which gives rise to MELVSGLLSRVWLLTGLSDVTNDNRSKKMEEKALEVYDVIRTIRDPEKPNTLEELDVVTEKCVEVQELGDDEYLIIIRFSPTVPHCSLATLIGLCLQVKLQRCLPFKHKLEIYITEGTHSTEEDINKQINDKERVAAAMENPNLREIVEQCVTEPDD